A window from Citrus sinensis cultivar Valencia sweet orange chromosome 5, DVS_A1.0, whole genome shotgun sequence encodes these proteins:
- the LOC127902188 gene encoding uncharacterized protein LOC127902188 → MLDVFLDTSRLSKKEAELQIAYWWVTWYARNHFLFKRKKLDPLISTAKAEAVVEAFRRYKKPEHQQRESTKAEGAKQWKPPPKNWYKVNVDAAIDNQRQRVGLGVVVRNDNGDIVAAAIKLSTFNGEVSFAEAEAIEWGMQVARSAGITSVIF, encoded by the coding sequence ATGTTGGATGTTTTTCTAGATACATCAAGGCTGAGCAAAAAAGAGGCTGAGCTTCAGATTGCTTATTGGTGGGTTACATGGTATGCACGAAACCACTTCCTCTTCAAGAGGAAGAAGCTGGATCCTTTAATCTCAACTGCAAAAGCTGAAGCAGTGGTAGAAGCTTTCCGAAGATACAAAAAGCCAGAGCACCAACAAAGGGAGAGCACAAAGGCAGAGGGAGCAAAGCAATGGAAACCCCCACCCAAAAACTGGTACAAAGTAAATGTGGATGCTGCAATTGACAATCAAAGACAAAGAGTGGGATTGGGAGTGGTTGTAAGGAATGATAATGGAGACATTGTGGCAGCAGCCATCAAGCTTTCAACTTTCAATGGAGAAGTATCTTTTGCAGAAGCTGAAGCAATTGAATGGGGAATGCAAGTGGCAAGAAGTGCAGGCATAACctctgttattttttaa
- the LOC102613244 gene encoding tetrahydroberberine oxidase-like yields MKPHGLMCPNILSFISSLLLLSHGVALAAENHEKFLKCLSLQSDTISEVLYTQNNASYSSVLKASIQNLIFSTPANPKPLFIITPFHVSEIQAAVKCSKKNGLQIRVRSGGHDHEGLSSISDVPFIIIDLINFSEISVDVEDKTAWVESGATVGQLNYRIAEKSQNLLAFPVGTCPSVGVGGHFSGGGYGALLRKYGAAADHIVDAHMIDVKGRFLNRESMGEDLFWAIRGGGGASFGIIVSWKINLVAVPSTVTVFAVPRTLEQNATKLLNKWQYIADRVHEDLFISPFLFRENSTMVSLFTSLFLGGVDRLLRLMQDSFPELGLTKEDCKEMTFVESIVYLDGFEIRESIDMDVLRGRNFPKRPFIGKADYLTEPIPEEAFQGIYDIFFEQDQKTNGLLVFFPYGGKISEISESEIPYPHRAGNIYTLLYYAEWGQEAIDDAYQRHVNMLRTLFNYMTPYVAKNPRTAYINYRDLDIGTNNKLGHTSVQEASVWGKKYFKNNFYRLVHVKTMVDPENFFRNEQSIPPLNLVKDEL; encoded by the exons ATGAAGCCTCACGGTTTGATGTGCCCAAACATTCTCTCatttatttcttctcttttattgTTATCTCATGGGGTGGCTTTAGCAGCtgaaaatcatgaaaaatttCTCAAATGTCTTTCTCTGCAGTCTGACACCATTTCTGAAGTGCTTTACACCCAAAACAACGCCTCATATTCATCAGTATTGAAGGCTTCAATacaaaatctcattttctcaACCCCCGCAAACCCGAAACCTCTATTCATCATCACCCCATTTCACGTGTCCGAAATTCAAGCAGCCGTTAAATGCTCCAAAAAAAATGGTCTCCAAATTAGAGTACGAAGTGGAGGTCATGATCATGAGGGTCTTTCCTCTATTTCTGACGTTCCTTTCATCATCAttgatttgataaatttcagTGAAATCAGTGTTGATGTAGAAGATAAAACAGCATGGGTTGAATCTGGGGCTACCGTTGGCCAACTTAATTATAGAATTGCTGAGAAGAGTCAGAATCTGCTAGCCTTTCCAGTAGGAACTTGCCCTAGTGTGGGCGTTGGTGGACATTTTAGTGGCGGTGGCTACGGTGCCTTGTTGCGTAAGTACGGTGCTGCTGCTGATCACATAGTTGATGCGCACATGATTGACGTCAAAG GTAGATTTCTAAATAGAGAATCAATGGGAGAAGATCTATTTTGGGCCATTCGTGGAGGCGGAGGAGCTAGCTTTGGAATCATTGTCTCATGGAAAATAAATCTAGTCGCTGTTCCGTCAACTGTGACTGTATTCGCCGTCCCGAGAACCTTAGAACAAAATGCAACAAAGCTACTTAACAAATGGCAGTACATAGCAGACCGGGTTCACGAAGATTTATTCATTTCACCCTTCTTATTCCGAGAGAATTCCACCATGGTCTCTTTGTTCACATCATTGTTTCTTGGTGGGGTTGATAGGCTACTTCGCTTGATGCAGGACAGCTTTCCTGAGCTCGGTTTGACTAAAGAAGACTGCAAAGAAATGACCTTTGTTGAATCTATCGTCTATCTCGATGGATTTGAGATTAGAGAGTCGATTGATATGGATGTATTGCGTGGTAGGAATTTTCCCAAAAGGCCTTTCATAGGAAAAGCAGATTATTTGACAGAGCCAATTCCTGAAGAAGCTTTCCAAGgaatttatgatatattttttgaacagGATCAGAAAACCAACGGCCTTCTAGTGTTTTTCCCATATGGTGGGAAGATTAGTGAGATTTCAGAGTCCGAAATTCCGTACCCACATAGAGCTGGCAACATATACACACTTTTATACTATGCGGAATGGGGACAAGAAGCAATTGATGACGCATATCAAAGGCATGTCAATATGCTCAGAACGTTGTTCAATTATATGACTCCCTATGTCGCCAAAAATCCTAGAACagcatatattaattatagggATCTTGACATCGGAACAAATAACAAATTAGGCCACACAAGCGTCCAGGAAGCTAGTGTTTGGGGCAAAAAGTATTTCAAGAACAATTTCTACAGGCTGGTGCATGTGAAAACTATGGTGGATCCTGAAAATTTCTTCAGAAATGAACAAAGCATCCCGCCTCTCAACTTGGTGAAAGATGAATTGTGA
- the LOC127902189 gene encoding uncharacterized protein LOC127902189, translated as MAVVQDCHNPSRVTYKLGGYGEELIKKCSSIALEEEEEDKIMYEGKIKEKGEILAAHCLIGKILLNRGIHIEGLRNAMRQVWKTFREVKIESLGENFFMFKFGTAEDKKRVFSGGPWHFDNSLIVFSEPKGVGDVKKQACTHTSFWVQLHNVPLMCMDKYAIQKLGSLIGKVEEVDTDEGGECIGPIFRTRISVNVTKPLKKIIFLQQEDGAKTPIGIQYERLPDFCFCCGLVGHQYRECLKYKGQPKENLAYGVWFKALTVAEWSRKNRGKGKWSREHQQGNPGMGNTEDQNQVQIRQTQKNPNTDNGSSQSDSGQLITPMEAGREKEVVEEHLMPVAVKATNIRDSRHDAGHENLTNAGGKCSPREMEGKAGKWMGQSI; from the exons ATGGCAGTAGTACAGGATTGTCATAATCCTTCTCGGGTCACCTACAAGTTGGGTGGGTATGGAG aggaattaattaaaaaatgcagCTCCATTGCattggaagaagaagaagaagacaagATTATGTACGAGGGAAAGATAAAGGAAAAAGGGGAAATACTTGCAGCTCATTGCTTGATTGGAAAAATTCTTCTCAATCGAGGAATACACATAGAAGGGCTGAGAAATGCTATGAGGCAAGTATGGAAAACCTTTAGAGAAGTGAAGATTGAGAGTTTGGgagaaaattttttcatgttcAAATTTGGCACAGCGGAGGATAAAAAGAGGGTGTTTTCAGGGGGCCCTTGGCACTTTGATAATTCCCTAATAGTTTTTTCAGAGCCAAAGGGAGTGGGGGATGTCAAAAAGCAAGCATGTACACACACCTCCTTCTGGGTACAGCTGCACAATGTGCCTCTCATGTGTATGGACAAATATGCAATTCAGAAGCTGGGGTCTTTGATAGGGAAAGTGGAAGAAGTGGACACGGATGAAGGGGGGGAATGCATAGGGCCTATTTTTCGAACAAGAATATCAGTGAATGTTACCAAGCCACTTAAAAAGATTATCTTTCTCCAACAGGAAGATGGAGCCAAAACTCCAATCGGAATCCAATACGAAAGACTTCCGGATTTCTGTTTCTGTTGCGGGTTAGTAGGCCACCAATACAGGGAGTGCCTGAAGTACAAGGGGCAACCAAAGGAAAATCTAGCCTACGGAGTATGGTTTAAAGCTTTGACAGTAGCTGAATGGAGCCGGAAAAATAGAGGGAAAGGAAAATGGAGTAGAGAGCACCAGCAAGGTAATCCGGGAATGGGGAACACAGAAGACCAGAACCAAGTCCAAATCAGACAAACCCAAAAAAACCCAAATACGGATAACGGGTCGAGTCAAAGTGATAGCGGTCAACTCATAACCCCAATGGAGGCAGGGAGGGAGAAAGAGGTAGTCGAAGAGCATTTAATGCCAGTAGCTGTGAAAGCTACAAATATCAGAGATAGCAGACATGATGCAGGGCATGAAAATCTGACCAACGCAGGTGGAAAATGCTCACCTAGGGAAATGGAGGGCAAGGCGGGAAAGTGGATGGGTCAAAGCATTTGA